The following are from one region of the Haloactinomyces albus genome:
- a CDS encoding exonuclease SbcCD subunit D, protein MRVLHTSDWHIGRTFHGRDLLADQEAVLSGLADMVSDERIDVVVIAGDLYDRAMPAGEAVETCMRVLRRLRQAGAQLVVTPGNHDSAARVGTFADFAAAGGLHLRTRISGLHEPVVIDDEHGPVAFYGIPYLEPDPARQALESTGDRVPGAGAVETRGHAAVLTEAMNRIGAELSGRAEQTRSVVLAHAFVTGGQGSESERRIAVGGVEQVPGPVFDGVDYVALGHLHGPQRLDEHLRYSGSPLAYSFSEAAHHKSVWLVDLDAGGLAGVERRELPVPRRLATVHGRIEDLLTEPEHTAVEDCYLSATLTDEVRPIEAMRRLQRRFPHAVHLEWKPEGGRATAPLRYSEAVRGRDDQALADGFVADCRGAEPNESERALLAEALRAVRATESTKTGRRS, encoded by the coding sequence ATGCGGGTGCTGCACACCTCCGACTGGCACATCGGCCGGACCTTCCACGGCCGCGACCTGTTGGCGGATCAGGAAGCCGTGCTGTCCGGCCTGGCCGACATGGTTTCCGACGAGCGGATCGACGTCGTGGTGATCGCCGGTGATCTGTACGACCGGGCCATGCCCGCCGGTGAGGCGGTGGAGACGTGCATGCGGGTGCTGCGACGTCTCCGGCAGGCCGGTGCACAGTTGGTGGTCACCCCCGGCAATCACGACTCCGCCGCGCGAGTCGGGACGTTCGCCGACTTCGCCGCAGCCGGTGGCCTGCATCTGCGCACCAGGATTTCCGGCCTGCACGAGCCCGTGGTGATCGACGACGAGCACGGTCCGGTGGCGTTCTACGGCATCCCGTACCTGGAGCCGGACCCCGCTCGGCAGGCGCTGGAATCGACCGGCGATCGGGTTCCCGGCGCGGGTGCGGTGGAGACACGGGGACATGCGGCGGTACTCACCGAAGCCATGAACCGGATCGGTGCGGAACTGTCCGGACGGGCCGAGCAGACCCGCTCCGTCGTTCTCGCGCACGCGTTCGTCACCGGTGGGCAGGGCAGCGAGTCGGAACGCCGCATCGCCGTCGGCGGTGTCGAGCAGGTGCCGGGCCCGGTCTTCGACGGTGTCGACTACGTGGCACTCGGGCATCTCCACGGCCCCCAGCGCCTCGACGAGCACCTGCGCTACTCGGGCAGTCCGCTGGCGTACTCGTTCTCCGAGGCAGCGCACCACAAGTCGGTGTGGCTGGTCGACCTCGACGCCGGCGGGCTCGCCGGTGTCGAGCGCAGGGAACTGCCGGTGCCCCGCAGGCTGGCCACGGTCCACGGCCGGATCGAGGACCTGCTCACCGAGCCCGAGCACACCGCTGTCGAGGACTGCTACCTGTCGGCGACGCTGACCGACGAGGTCCGGCCGATCGAGGCGATGCGGCGGCTCCAGCGACGCTTTCCCCATGCCGTGCACCTGGAGTGGAAACCCGAGGGCGGCCGTGCGACCGCGCCACTGCGCTACTCCGAGGCGGTCAGAGGGCGCGATGACCAGGCCCTCGCCGACGGGTTCGTCGCCGACTGCCGGGGTGCGGAGCCGAACGAGTCGGAGCGTGCGCTGCTGGCCGAAGCGTTGCGTGCCGTGCGAGCCACGGAGAGCACGAAAACGGGGAGGCGGTCATGA